In a single window of the Dinghuibacter silviterrae genome:
- a CDS encoding winged helix-turn-helix transcriptional regulator, whose product MAERKLNSTNYLNQSFLEEKCELNELLYLVSKRWLCETLFSIEEGHARFTSIKEDLQFISDHILSDRLRQLEKYGLVSRLQLDTVPPRVEYSITEKGRELSELLDQLCTFAGTLPLMHAAAAATAGA is encoded by the coding sequence ATGGCGGAAAGAAAATTAAATTCAACCAACTACCTCAACCAATCGTTCCTGGAAGAAAAATGTGAGTTGAACGAACTCCTTTACCTGGTCAGCAAACGCTGGTTGTGCGAAACCTTGTTCAGCATTGAAGAAGGGCACGCGCGTTTCACCTCCATCAAGGAGGACCTGCAATTCATCAGTGACCATATTCTCTCCGACCGGCTTCGCCAGTTGGAAAAGTACGGTCTTGTCTCCAGGCTGCAACTGGATACCGTTCCTCCGCGGGTGGAGTATTCCATCACAGAGAAGGGACGCGAGCTTTCGGAACTGCTCGATCAGCTGTGTACCTTTGCCGGGACGCTTCCGCTGATGCACGCCGCCGCCGCGGCCACTGCCGGCGCATAA
- a CDS encoding sensor histidine kinase has translation MKAHWYRRKSIVVLMHAAVWLLFFLLPVLLRPPANRRFIARGPRPAEVDSFFRAGRPGPPPDGFAHGDSGRRADGGFGHGPADSAGTGRVGASGGFGDGGPGGPGDTPALRFDGRGVVLRNGAVRTDVFGWFNFFTDLWLVLVFYFNTQVLIPAFFKPRRYLYFAISHVLLFAGLLIFNRILFVLFIGPAMGGWPGPLQFTLFPYLLVAASGVIYRLVRGKLEEERGRQERENESLKTELALLRMQVSPHFMFNVLNNMVALARKRSQQLEPSLIKLSSLMRYMLYEADGKVPLDKEIEYLENYIDLQRQRFAGSMAVTVDAGPRDMGLDIEPMLLIPFVENAFKHGRDGLGDGSIRIAWKAVNGILAFSVQNTFGEQEDKTPGIGLTNVRRRLDLLYKDRYTLDIRKEGEWFFVFLQIKL, from the coding sequence ATGAAAGCGCACTGGTACAGGCGGAAATCAATCGTGGTGCTGATGCATGCAGCCGTGTGGCTGCTTTTCTTTCTTTTGCCTGTGCTCTTACGGCCCCCGGCGAACCGGCGGTTTATCGCCCGCGGGCCGCGCCCGGCGGAAGTCGATAGTTTCTTCCGGGCGGGCAGACCCGGACCTCCCCCCGATGGGTTTGCGCACGGGGATTCCGGGCGGCGAGCCGATGGCGGATTCGGGCATGGGCCGGCGGATTCGGCCGGTACCGGCAGGGTTGGGGCGAGCGGCGGATTTGGAGACGGTGGCCCGGGCGGCCCCGGTGACACGCCCGCTCTGCGGTTCGACGGCCGCGGCGTAGTACTACGCAATGGCGCCGTCCGGACCGACGTCTTCGGGTGGTTCAACTTCTTTACCGACCTCTGGCTCGTCCTTGTCTTCTACTTCAATACCCAGGTGCTGATCCCCGCGTTTTTCAAACCCAGGCGCTACCTGTATTTTGCCATCAGCCATGTCCTTCTTTTTGCGGGACTCCTGATATTCAACCGCATCCTTTTCGTCCTTTTTATCGGTCCTGCGATGGGCGGGTGGCCGGGGCCGTTACAATTCACCCTTTTCCCCTATCTGTTGGTCGCCGCCTCTGGGGTCATCTACCGGCTTGTCCGGGGCAAGCTGGAGGAAGAACGGGGCCGGCAGGAGCGGGAAAATGAAAGTTTGAAAACCGAGCTGGCCCTCCTGAGGATGCAGGTCAGCCCTCACTTCATGTTTAACGTCCTGAACAACATGGTTGCTTTGGCCCGGAAGCGTTCCCAGCAACTGGAGCCATCCCTGATCAAGCTTTCCTCGCTGATGCGGTATATGCTCTATGAAGCGGACGGGAAAGTACCGCTGGACAAAGAAATCGAATATCTTGAGAACTATATCGACCTCCAGCGGCAGCGCTTTGCAGGCTCGATGGCGGTGACGGTGGACGCAGGCCCCCGGGATATGGGCCTGGACATCGAACCCATGCTCCTGATCCCTTTTGTCGAAAATGCGTTCAAACACGGCCGGGACGGTTTGGGAGATGGGAGCATCCGGATTGCCTGGAAGGCGGTGAACGGGATTTTGGCGTTTTCGGTTCAAAATACCTTTGGGGAACAGGAGGACAAGACACCGGGCATCGGCCTGACCAACGTCCGGAGAAGGCTGGACTTGTTGTACAAGGACCGCTACACCCTGGACATCCGTAAGGAGGGAGAATGGTTTTTCGTATTCCTTCAAATAAAACTGTAG
- a CDS encoding LytR/AlgR family response regulator transcription factor has protein sequence MLRCIAVDDEQLALDLLEDNIRQVPFLELVKTCRNTVEATRALEEGNIDLVFMDIQMPGMTGLQWINAQVRKPMVILITAYEKYALQGFDLEVVDYLLKPVSLERFIKACNRARELRPSTDEGFFFVHVDYSLVKIVFKDIAWIEGLKDYIKIYLKGVSKPVITRMGMKTIEDMLPTGRFIRVHKSYIVSVESIHSIRKNSIFLGETEIPVSDHYRAALQALTRRPG, from the coding sequence ATGTTGCGTTGTATTGCCGTGGACGATGAACAACTGGCGTTGGACCTGTTGGAGGACAACATCCGGCAGGTGCCGTTTTTAGAGCTGGTGAAAACCTGCCGGAATACCGTGGAGGCCACCAGGGCCCTGGAAGAAGGGAACATCGACCTGGTCTTTATGGACATCCAGATGCCGGGGATGACCGGGTTGCAATGGATCAACGCGCAGGTGCGCAAGCCCATGGTCATCCTCATCACGGCTTACGAAAAGTACGCGCTGCAGGGGTTCGACCTGGAGGTCGTGGACTACCTTTTGAAACCCGTATCCCTCGAACGTTTTATAAAAGCGTGTAACCGCGCCCGGGAGCTCCGTCCGTCCACGGACGAGGGTTTTTTCTTTGTCCACGTGGACTACAGCCTTGTCAAAATCGTTTTTAAGGATATTGCCTGGATCGAGGGCCTCAAAGACTATATCAAGATCTACCTGAAGGGCGTCTCGAAACCGGTTATCACCCGGATGGGTATGAAGACCATCGAAGACATGCTTCCCACGGGGCGGTTTATCCGGGTCCACAAGTCCTACATCGTATCTGTGGAGAGTATCCACTCCATCCGGAAGAACAGCATTTTCCTGGGGGAAACGGAGATTCCTGTCAGCGATCACTACCGGGCGGCGTTGCAGGCACTGACTCGCCGGCCGGGGTAA
- a CDS encoding LytR/AlgR family response regulator transcription factor, with the protein MHSIKCLILAKEPQEWTALEQHMKDIPGAILEKRASQLEDVLEGSLADTDLIFCDYGFVEPLTTYSYIYNVKVPPVVCLLSENDRLEELGANRVFGFLTKTSTQEQIIETIRQAVRNKYSPKEGGYNRWKRDGFIFINSEYKIIRIKFEDIQFCEGMKDYTQIYLAAKAQPVITLQNLKTFSSKLPDDVFVRVHRSFVVSLHHIDSISRNEITVGKKIIPIGNSYRNDFFHIVESNS; encoded by the coding sequence ATGCATAGTATTAAATGCCTGATCCTGGCCAAGGAGCCCCAGGAGTGGACAGCCCTGGAACAGCATATGAAGGACATTCCCGGCGCCATCCTGGAGAAGCGTGCCTCACAGCTGGAGGACGTGCTGGAAGGATCCCTGGCCGATACGGACCTGATCTTTTGCGACTACGGCTTTGTCGAACCGCTGACTACGTATAGCTATATCTACAACGTCAAGGTCCCCCCCGTCGTCTGTCTTTTGTCGGAAAACGACCGTTTGGAAGAACTGGGCGCGAATCGCGTATTTGGATTCCTGACAAAAACCTCCACCCAGGAGCAGATCATCGAGACCATCCGTCAGGCTGTCCGGAACAAATACAGCCCCAAGGAAGGCGGGTATAACCGCTGGAAACGGGACGGCTTTATCTTTATCAATTCCGAATACAAGATCATCCGCATCAAGTTCGAGGACATCCAGTTCTGCGAAGGGATGAAGGACTATACCCAGATCTACCTGGCCGCCAAGGCCCAGCCCGTGATCACGCTTCAGAACCTGAAAACCTTCTCCTCAAAGCTCCCGGACGACGTGTTTGTCCGGGTACACCGGTCGTTCGTGGTATCGCTGCATCATATCGACAGCATATCGCGCAATGAGATTACCGTAGGGAAAAAGATCATTCCCATCGGGAACAGCTATCGGAACGATTTCTTCCACATCGTGGAAAGCAATTCGTAG
- a CDS encoding DUF4907 domain-containing protein has translation MTITLNKKSWLSWALPLVGAALVIWYYTGTMPWTRHKGHEGEVWLECRPFEVTAGNGWGYNITQDGKLLIHQDRIPGVPGTRPFLSREDALKVGTLMISKMKKGLFPPGVSYQEMQGLGVTLN, from the coding sequence ATGACTATTACGCTCAATAAGAAATCCTGGCTTTCCTGGGCCTTGCCCCTGGTCGGCGCCGCACTGGTGATCTGGTATTATACCGGCACCATGCCGTGGACCCGGCACAAAGGCCATGAAGGTGAGGTATGGCTGGAATGCCGGCCCTTCGAAGTGACCGCCGGTAACGGCTGGGGATACAACATCACCCAGGACGGCAAGCTCCTCATCCACCAGGACCGCATCCCGGGCGTACCCGGCACCAGGCCCTTCCTTAGCAGGGAGGATGCCCTCAAGGTGGGTACGCTCATGATCAGTAAAATGAAAAAAGGACTTTTCCCGCCGGGTGTATCCTACCAGGAAATGCAAGGACTTGGCGTGACACTCAATTGA